One genomic region from Ralstonia pseudosolanacearum encodes:
- a CDS encoding phosphatase domain-containing putative toxin produces the protein MNDQNQALPSLLKMTSCIRKTAFLPIAAVIALLAGCQTPMHELGKPVNFGVVSEGSIYRGGEPVGEQEWQFLKESKIKTIVKLNQYSKAVSESEEDRFAEQYGIKVIKVFMEPEDCILGKHCDIDLDEMPDPNLVGKAISEIKNAAGNGPVYVHCSHGQDRTGLVVALYRMRVQGYCLKKADDERNLYHPNTILTGIKKELDQEKEPSPCEH, from the coding sequence ATGAATGACCAAAATCAAGCACTTCCCTCTCTTTTAAAAATGACCTCCTGCATCCGGAAAACGGCATTCTTGCCAATCGCTGCCGTTATAGCGCTCCTCGCCGGCTGTCAAACTCCGATGCACGAGCTGGGCAAGCCAGTCAATTTTGGCGTTGTATCCGAGGGATCTATTTATCGCGGCGGTGAGCCGGTTGGTGAGCAAGAGTGGCAATTTCTAAAAGAATCAAAAATCAAAACCATCGTCAAGCTCAACCAATATTCGAAAGCGGTCAGCGAGTCTGAAGAAGATCGTTTTGCCGAGCAATATGGAATCAAGGTGATCAAAGTCTTCATGGAGCCGGAGGATTGCATCCTCGGAAAACATTGCGATATCGATCTCGATGAGATGCCAGACCCAAATTTGGTTGGAAAAGCCATCAGCGAGATTAAGAACGCCGCAGGAAACGGCCCGGTGTACGTCCACTGTAGCCACGGACAAGATAGGACAGGCTTGGTGGTGGCGCTCTACCGAATGCGGGTTCAAGGGTATTGCCTGAAAAAGGCCGATGACGAGCGCAATCTTTACCACCCCAATACCATTTTGACTGGTATCAAAAAGGAATTGGATCAAGAAAAAGAACCGTCTCCCTGCGAGCATTGA
- a CDS encoding IS630 family transposase, whose product MRLVERSRRRPPQVAAREHGRHGGRRCARRISDTGADRAARAGSSWATAAMSDRDTGRGAQARRLLFQAQPLLAQKKRCEEEFAVKADVLGKLQQAARDQAIRLLYLDEAGFAASPVVQRAWSPRGLPHCVEPHSHCRRSVLGAFDYGQNSLIHAAHAHSIKGPDVEQFLDALIRQDDSRPTIIVLDNAAIHHSISEETRDRWFREHKALLFFLPPYSPELNMIEIVWKHFKYHWRRFVNWTRDTIDAELAELLSGYGSKFQINFS is encoded by the coding sequence GTGCGGCTTGTTGAGCGGTCACGGCGGCGGCCGCCCCAGGTCGCTGCCCGAGAACATGGTCGCCACGGCGGTCGACGCTGCGCGCGCCGAATCTCTGACACTGGCGCAGATCGCGCAGCGCGTGCAGGAAGTTCATGGGCAACCGCTGCCATGTCAGATCGAGACACTGGGCGCGGCGCTCAAGCGCGAAGGCTTCTCTTTCAAGCGCAACCGCTACTCGCTCAAAAAAAACGGTGCGAAGAGGAGTTCGCTGTGAAAGCAGACGTGCTCGGCAAGCTCCAGCAGGCCGCGCGCGACCAGGCCATCCGGCTCCTCTATCTCGATGAGGCTGGCTTTGCAGCTTCGCCCGTTGTGCAGCGCGCATGGTCACCACGAGGGCTGCCCCATTGTGTTGAACCGCACAGCCACTGCCGACGTTCTGTGCTCGGTGCGTTCGACTACGGGCAGAACAGCCTGATTCACGCCGCGCATGCGCACAGCATCAAAGGCCCCGATGTCGAGCAGTTTCTCGATGCGCTGATTCGGCAAGACGACAGCCGACCCACCATCATCGTCCTCGACAACGCAGCCATTCATCACAGCATCAGCGAGGAAACCCGCGACCGCTGGTTCAGGGAACACAAAGCGCTCCTGTTCTTTCTGCCGCCCTACAGCCCCGAACTGAACATGATCGAGATCGTCTGGAAGCACTTCAAATATCACTGGCGTCGCTTCGTCAACTGGACACGCGACACCATCGACGCTGAACTAGCCGAACTCCTATCCGGCTACGGCTCCAAATTTCAAATCAATTTTTCGTGA
- a CDS encoding IS4 family transposase: MVRESDGWAHKELEGVNLGDARRNERAKTLLTRFAEKPTESIPHACHGWSETIGAYRFMENPAFEWGDIMEPHWERTVQRMGEHEVVLCIADTTELDFNGQEASGLGPLNYEARRGMYVHPTYAVSTDRVGLGVLDAWMWAREPKDADGERGGIKESARWIEGYERVAELASQLPSTRLVYVADREADITALMQRAAELGTPADWLLIRSTHNRSLDGGEKLWPTVLKTEAVGEIEFVMAAREGQKARTVKQALRMKQVTLRCGLALTCVIAKEIAPPAGVKPVEWRLLTNRVPAGADELVELIDWYRARWEIEMFFHVLKNGCRVQALQLSAVDRIERALALFMIVAWRIAYLMRLGRTCPDLDAALFFDPDEIHGAYLLMNKRRPKGAPTLNEVLRLVAQVGGFLARKGDGEPGAKTIWEGLQQVMTAAQTLRALRSEAD, translated from the coding sequence ATGGTGCGAGAATCGGACGGCTGGGCACACAAGGAGTTGGAAGGCGTGAATCTGGGTGACGCGAGACGCAACGAACGGGCGAAGACGCTGCTGACGAGGTTTGCCGAGAAGCCGACGGAGAGCATCCCGCACGCGTGCCACGGCTGGAGCGAGACGATCGGCGCGTATCGTTTCATGGAGAACCCGGCGTTCGAGTGGGGCGACATCATGGAGCCGCATTGGGAGCGCACGGTGCAACGCATGGGTGAGCACGAAGTCGTGCTGTGCATTGCGGACACAACCGAACTGGACTTCAACGGCCAGGAGGCCAGCGGTCTGGGACCGCTGAACTACGAAGCGCGGCGCGGCATGTATGTGCATCCGACCTATGCGGTGAGCACGGATCGCGTGGGGCTGGGCGTGCTGGATGCCTGGATGTGGGCGCGCGAGCCCAAGGATGCCGACGGCGAGCGTGGCGGCATCAAGGAGAGCGCGCGCTGGATCGAGGGGTACGAGCGGGTCGCCGAACTCGCCTCGCAGTTGCCGAGCACGCGGCTGGTGTACGTGGCCGATCGGGAAGCGGACATCACGGCGCTGATGCAGCGAGCCGCCGAGCTTGGGACACCGGCGGACTGGCTGCTGATCCGCTCGACGCACAATCGCAGCCTGGACGGTGGCGAGAAGCTCTGGCCGACCGTGCTCAAGACCGAGGCGGTGGGCGAAATCGAGTTCGTCATGGCGGCCCGTGAGGGGCAGAAGGCTCGCACGGTGAAACAGGCGTTGCGTATGAAGCAGGTGACGTTGCGGTGCGGGCTTGCGCTGACGTGCGTGATCGCCAAGGAAATCGCCCCGCCGGCAGGCGTCAAGCCAGTCGAATGGCGCTTGCTCACCAATCGAGTGCCGGCCGGCGCAGACGAGCTGGTGGAGTTGATCGACTGGTACCGGGCCAGATGGGAGATTGAGATGTTCTTCCACGTGCTCAAGAACGGCTGCCGTGTCCAAGCGTTGCAGCTCTCGGCCGTTGATCGCATCGAACGCGCGCTGGCGCTGTTCATGATCGTGGCATGGCGCATCGCTTATCTGATGCGCCTGGGCAGAACCTGTCCTGACCTGGATGCGGCGCTGTTCTTCGACCCTGATGAGATTCATGGGGCCTACCTGCTGATGAACAAGCGTAGGCCCAAGGGCGCGCCAACCCTGAACGAAGTGCTGCGCCTGGTGGCGCAAGTGGGTGGCTTCCTTGCCCGCAAGGGCGACGGCGAGCCCGGTGCCAAGACCATCTGGGAGGGCTTGCAGCAGGTCATGACCGCCGCTCAGACACTACGCGCGCTTCGCAGTGAAGCCGATTGA
- a CDS encoding ShET2/EspL2 family type III secretion system effector toxin has translation MKTAVEDMSTLSNHRVKRWFRKSASEQYLYAKRLLPQQRDALEKQLAQKMRGNTPEAREALTMWMSVQQARLRMHSPLQQQAYRSQQAANAILGGTVIGAAISVPALRRTRAQYYHSSDRPEYEKAFNNFMSVIVDSSLGPEIRKAVIERLDYHAWSEGTIAPQEMQLLHEQGAETLANSGYRAESPLTFQSASRRPAPPPTKAEPYFSPKRAMTDLNLSILLKNGDARLDPGGDYLACRHLALAYCLASDDNGGKFDFDKLSISGNRHYDNFPDKAWRDKYVQPTVLAWAGLGPDSQRAVVDGDRFGAVLANVFKRLEATGQDHASAVIHTANFGDGAAAAFTGHAMAVAIRIKTDPVDGRRVYVANVYDPNRTLTHKRVRVTDLQSLEHLAFDDFLDAGVNYGKPTVLGMISKSMPLDLSRETTQSGEATLKARIGLALLDDVPQELHAVAEQLRGGGSAHLQGDELIDLLAAKDASGHPALHLALYHGSAEAMKAYGQLLAQAGLDYDTQVSLLAAKDQFGVPAFNNAMSVRYNWDVVESFAGMVLDADLPDEARAKVLEGKDSSGVSSLLQAVLCGNADAVGLFVMKIRHSALPDEMKTQLLAAKSAEGTPALAVAMERGDSYSMMRFVKQVLHSSLPDEMKVELVAGKRADGVSAVERAGQAGHQALVALYGDLVRQSHLPKTMQAELLAGSNPPV, from the coding sequence GTGAAAACCGCCGTCGAAGACATGTCCACGCTGTCGAATCACCGCGTCAAGCGATGGTTCAGGAAGTCGGCGTCCGAACAATATCTATACGCGAAGCGTCTTTTGCCGCAGCAGCGTGACGCACTGGAGAAGCAACTTGCCCAGAAAATGCGGGGCAATACGCCCGAGGCACGCGAAGCGCTGACGATGTGGATGTCTGTCCAGCAAGCCCGGCTGCGGATGCATTCGCCCTTGCAACAGCAGGCATACCGGTCGCAGCAGGCTGCCAATGCCATCCTGGGGGGGACCGTGATAGGGGCGGCGATCTCGGTACCCGCGTTGCGCCGGACACGCGCCCAGTATTACCACTCGTCCGATCGGCCCGAGTATGAGAAGGCATTTAACAATTTCATGAGCGTGATCGTCGACTCGTCGCTGGGCCCGGAAATCAGGAAGGCCGTGATTGAGCGGCTCGACTATCACGCGTGGAGTGAAGGGACGATCGCGCCACAGGAAATGCAGTTGCTGCATGAACAGGGGGCTGAAACGCTGGCCAATAGCGGGTACCGTGCGGAATCGCCGCTGACCTTCCAGTCCGCCTCCAGACGCCCTGCACCGCCGCCCACCAAGGCGGAGCCCTATTTTTCGCCTAAACGCGCGATGACCGATCTGAACCTGAGCATCCTGTTGAAAAACGGTGATGCCCGGCTGGACCCGGGTGGGGATTACCTGGCGTGTCGGCACCTGGCCCTTGCCTATTGCCTCGCCTCGGATGACAACGGTGGCAAGTTCGATTTCGACAAGCTGTCCATTTCCGGCAATCGTCACTATGACAATTTTCCGGACAAGGCCTGGCGGGACAAGTATGTTCAGCCGACAGTCCTTGCCTGGGCCGGGCTGGGTCCGGATTCGCAACGCGCGGTGGTCGACGGAGACCGGTTTGGCGCGGTGCTTGCCAACGTGTTCAAGAGGCTGGAGGCCACGGGACAGGACCATGCCTCGGCCGTCATCCACACGGCCAATTTCGGCGATGGGGCCGCCGCGGCGTTCACCGGGCATGCGATGGCTGTCGCGATCAGGATCAAGACTGACCCCGTAGATGGGCGGCGGGTTTATGTGGCGAATGTGTACGATCCTAACCGCACGCTGACGCATAAACGGGTGCGGGTAACCGATCTGCAATCGCTGGAACATCTCGCCTTCGACGACTTTCTCGATGCCGGTGTCAACTATGGCAAGCCGACCGTGCTGGGGATGATCTCTAAAAGCATGCCGCTCGACCTTAGCCGTGAAACGACCCAATCCGGAGAGGCAACCCTGAAGGCACGTATTGGTTTAGCGTTATTGGACGATGTTCCTCAGGAGCTTCATGCGGTCGCGGAACAACTGAGGGGGGGCGGGAGCGCACACCTGCAGGGTGACGAACTGATTGACCTGTTGGCTGCAAAAGATGCATCCGGTCACCCGGCATTGCACTTGGCGCTTTATCACGGAAGCGCGGAGGCCATGAAGGCCTACGGCCAGTTGCTTGCGCAGGCGGGCCTTGATTACGATACACAGGTCAGCCTGCTCGCCGCAAAAGACCAGTTTGGCGTACCCGCATTCAACAACGCCATGTCGGTGCGCTACAACTGGGATGTCGTTGAGAGCTTCGCCGGGATGGTTCTCGATGCCGACTTGCCGGACGAGGCGAGGGCGAAGGTACTGGAAGGAAAAGATAGCAGCGGCGTGTCTTCGTTATTGCAGGCGGTGCTGTGCGGGAATGCGGATGCTGTGGGTCTGTTTGTCATGAAAATCCGGCATTCGGCGCTCCCCGACGAGATGAAGACACAACTACTGGCGGCGAAGAGCGCAGAAGGGACGCCAGCGCTCGCTGTTGCGATGGAACGGGGCGACTCGTATTCCATGATGCGCTTCGTCAAGCAGGTGCTGCACTCCAGTTTGCCGGACGAGATGAAGGTGGAACTGGTCGCGGGCAAGCGCGCGGATGGGGTGAGTGCTGTCGAGCGAGCCGGGCAGGCCGGGCATCAGGCGCTGGTGGCGTTGTACGGCGATCTGGTTCGTCAGTCGCATTTGCCGAAGACGATGCAGGCGGAGTTGCTTGCCGGCAGCAACCCGCCGGTCTGA
- a CDS encoding 3D domain-containing protein, with translation MQGSGQALDGSIVHYSGQGCFNIDSCPRTATSACATVGTTIAVDRSVIPRGSTVTVDILGQRKAQDGGGSINGYHIDDYMGPQRAACLQLGHRNSGIVFQRY, from the coding sequence ATGCAGGGCTCGGGCCAAGCGTTGGATGGCAGCATTGTTCACTATAGCGGCCAAGGCTGCTTCAACATCGACTCATGTCCGCGCACCGCAACCAGCGCCTGCGCTACAGTGGGCACCACCATTGCAGTCGACCGCTCCGTCATTCCGAGGGGGAGTACCGTCACTGTCGATATACTGGGCCAACGAAAGGCACAGGACGGGGGCGGCTCGATCAATGGCTACCACATAGACGACTACATGGGGCCTCAACGAGCAGCGTGCTTGCAACTTGGGCATCGCAATTCCGGCATCGTTTTTCAGCGCTACTAG